In the genome of Arachis hypogaea cultivar Tifrunner chromosome 9, arahy.Tifrunner.gnm2.J5K5, whole genome shotgun sequence, the window CACTAGTTCCAGTTAACCTTTTAAACCAGaaggatgcaatcaagagatTTCACTAGGAGTACTTAAACAGTTCAAATATaacaaaatgcaataaaagaaactAGGCAGCATGGTTGTAATACTTACAAATCTTCATGTAAGCATAAGGCATAATTACCCCCACCACCAAGTGCAAGCAAATCATTCAAACACATGTAGTAGTACCGATTGGCACCTGTACAAAAAGATATTTAATCAGAACCTTCCAGCTTCGGAGAAActcaaaaggaagaaagaaaaagttagGTTAGCaactcatgcttaaaataaaaaaaaatcttgtgCCCTGAATAAAGAGAGAAACAGAGTATATTAGTAATAATTCCCAACAGCAGCAATTTCACCTAACAATTAACAAAACTCATCAATTGCAAAGTCTCAAACAATAGAACATCCAACATTTTACTGGTTGCCAGTGAGTAGTGGCCATGACCAATCGATATTATTTCCTAGCCTATGATTTGCCTTTACAATATGATAAGATTGTTGCCTTGTGAGTTAGAGGTCCACGCATCATGGTCAAGGTCCCAGTACCtgaccaaaatttttataaattatggtTGGGACAATATGCTCAGACACCTCCCAATTTCAATGAGCCCTCCCATTAGAAAGAAGGAACCACTGTAAATCATTTCGAGGGTTTACACTTTACAGTGATTGGAATCCTAGAATCAACATTTCCACATGGGGGGCTAAGGTTGCATACATCTATCCACCCAATAACTTGCATTTCACTAGACTGTctttttaagttttctttctaGAAACAAgccttattattattgaaaaagaattgaCCACTGTAATGCATAGAATACCAATGAGGAGATCAGATTTGTAAGCATTTACGAAATGAGAACCCTTACCAGTTGGCCGAAACAACCTTGGCTCACCATATATAGTAGTAAAGACAAAAGTTTGATTTGTTCCCTGTCATGAGAGTAGGGAAATTAAACCATACCTCAAGTTGTAGAACTTGATTCGTAAAGAAGCATTATCTGCATTTAAAAAGAATAACGAACATACTTGATATTTTCGCTTTGCTGTAGGTTTCAAAGGACAGTCTAGCAGCCCACCAAAGACAGCACCTTGCCGATCTCCAACAATCTAACAACTCaggaaaaacaataatcaataaATTCATTTGTCAATTTGAGAAAAAAAGAACTTATAAATTGATCCACAACCATCAAATCATATCTATACTACTACTGGAATGTAGATTTATCTCTAAATGGACTGCATACCAGCAAACCAGGACCAGAGAGTTCAGCACTCTTGCGAATAAGTGTGCGAAGTGATGTTCCATGTTTCAAAGTACTGCCCTTAATTCAAAGAACAAATACTGAATCAGTATTTCAATCAATCACTGGCACAATACTACTCAATGcacaaggcaaaaaaaaaaatgggGGGGGGGAAGAGGGAGTACAGAGCAAACATACCTGTAAACTAAGACCCAGTGACATCCTTTTACAATGTTAGGTATGCATGATTCAAAAAATTCATACAAATCATAAGAAATAAAAGTCGAGTCCTCGGTAAGTTTGAGTGGATGCTCTTTTGATGCTATTGGTGTTTGCTGCTCCTTTGCTTCTGCAAAATCTTCAGAACTGCTACTGCTCCTTCTAGAGGTAGGATCTTCATCAGTTTCATCTTTCACTAGATCTGGGGTATTAAGTGCATTACAATCAGCATATTCATCCATTGGAATATCCTGATATCTAAAATTTTCTTGATCATATCTAGCAGAAATTGATTGAACGTGTTTAAGATCATCTTGGTGCTTGCTTGTCGTGGATCCACCAAAGCGAAATGAAGGGATAACATGAGAAAAATATGATGACCAAGATTTATCCTCTTTATCATATGTGCTAGCCTATACAAATAAAAATCCACTTGTGAGAAGGCAAACAAAAAAGGGAGGGGAAAAAACAGAGTTAAGGTGATCTTTTTCCACTTGTAAGATGCAGAATTAATTAGCACAAGGTTCATATCATGCAAGGACCACATACAGAATTCTTTCAAACTTAGATTTTTATCATTAATGAGATGCAATTCCTTTTTAAGTCctgtaaaaaaaaatagaaaaaggtcTAATATGCATAAGTCATCAATTGATAAGCTGAGTATAGTTGTTCCACAGTTCATATTTCCTATGGTAGTAACGCACTAATACATTCATCAATTGATAAGCTGAGAATAGTTGTTCCACAGTTCACATGGTAGTAACGCACTAATACATCACAAATGATAAagcattcaaaataaaattaatcataacaacaacaacaacaaaaaagaagCAGCTATAGTAGGTGAACTCAACCGAAGACTGTAGGGGTTAAAATACATAACAAACTTGTACTTCTACTATCATTGTATAACTACTCCAAAACGGATCCCATACTTGATACCAGTACcaagtatgttcctgaaaaaccAATACTTGCTGGGTACATAATGGTAACATACTCAACAAATTTtgcaaatttaatatttttggtaCATCTTAATTCTAATAGTAATAATCCCATGTCTCTTAACCACAAGTTAGTACTTAGAAGACATCAAGGCCTCAAGGGGGTGATAAAGGCTAACTATTTTATTTACTATTACTATTCTTATCATTCTTTGCTAATGAACATAGCAAACATCATAGAAATCCAGTTCTTAATGTGAATGCAAAAAGAACCATGGGGAAAGTATCAGAGCTATTCTCCTTTTACCTAGTTTTCTTTGGTACATTTAACAAACAGTACAAACGCATAACCAAAAACAACTCAATCCAACCACCGGATTCAGAATTTTTTTCACAGAGAGCAGATCTGACTTTTAGGTGAAACCTCGTCAAAGCTCAAACGAACGGATACAGTAACAGATTAACAATGCcgataaaatacaaaaaaaaaataataataataatttgtttctaaataataataataataataataataataatataaactgGAAGATTTTGAATGGAAAAGGAGAAACCTGAGGCGAGGAAGATGAAGGGGTGGAAGAAGTAGAAAAGAGGTTGTAAATCTTGTCCGAGACTTTTTCTTTGAGAGAATgcatggtgatggtgatggtgatgacgAAGATGAATATGGTGAATAAGATCACACAcgattcaataaattaattaaataaataaataaaataaaatgtttgtGAATAAGGGTTTGAACTTTGAGGGAAGAAAGGGGAAGTGAGAGACAGGCGTCCCACCGGCGTGAATAAGGGATTACTAATGTAAATGTAAATGCTGTTAGGGTTTGTTTGGGTgcaattttcacaaaatattttttaatgatactttttttaaaaaaattttataaaaataaaaaaaatttgtttaaatattttatgtaaaaaaattttttatttattaatcatatttaaataaaataatataaaaatatttttttatttattatgtaaaaaatattttttaaaaaaagatcttttaaaaaaatataaattataattttttaaaaaaatttattttttaatttttttaatatttttatttttattattagaagTGTATCAAATacactataaaataaaaaaaatatatattttttattgatttaataatACCGACACAAGCACTTAACATTCTTTCATATTTTTCCTCATACAATTATTACCTACTTATTACCTATTTACTCAGATACTCTACTTATTCCAATTCACatgaacaaaaatatttaagTAATTAGTAATTATCAATAAGTAAACAAATAAAATTgcatttcaataattttaatgttgataaaaaaaatttaaattttgttattaacaaaaatatccttaaataatttaaaaataaaagaaaaatctctaaaatattttttttaagtggcAAACAATTTTTATATTTGACAGACTGCTTATGTATTTGATtcagaatttaataaaaatatttagataactatttaaaaaatacacacaaaaaatcaaataaaattttgatttctatattttttattttttaaaagtattattagttattgACCAAAAAATCACAAAAAGATATATACCTAGCGAAAAATCactaaatttaaagaataaaaatatctcatttttgtaatcatgcttgcaaaaaattacatcaaaattcaatttttaaaatttttttgagaatacaaatttaatattgaacatttttgttgcatttttatattatttgagggtatttttgtcaacAATAAAATTATTCAGGTACATTTTTGTGGTTTACTCTTACCGAAATTCTTAAAATCAGACACTTTAGTCTTTTAGGTTTTAAatacttaaaataatttttaacgttTATTTATGTTAGACAACGCAATCTCTCTTCGTTAGTCAACTAGGACGTGAAATCTTAACTAACGCTCCTAATCATTAAGTAGTATCTACGTATGCAAACTGGACTAATCAAACTCTAGAATGAAATATGTAAcatctcaaatttttgaaattaaataattagttatttatgagttattatattatattgagattttatttttaaaaaaattatttttaataaaaataattaaataaaattttataattattgaaatttaatttaattataacttattctattaatttaaattatctaaAAGCATGACACATACTTTCTTTCATTGATTAGCTATGACACCTAATAAGATTTACCTACTTTACGGCGGTTTTTGGAGCCGTTTTACGGTGGGTTTGAACTGTCGCAAAACATTTTACGGCAGTTAATTAACCACCAAAAGATGAGACACGGGCAAACGGTTAGCGGCGGTTTTTTTCAACCGCTGGAATAACCTCCGCGAAATGTGAATTAGTTTTGTGGCGGTTATTACCCGTTGTCATAAGAGGGTCAAAAATGATATTTCCAATTTTGCAGCAGTTTTCAACTGCCACTAAATGTCAATAATTTGAAAAGAAAGCCGTTTTGTGGCGGGTGATAACCGCCGCTATATCAGAAAAATGAACAATATGATTGTTTTGCGGTTTCCTATTAAAATTTcaggttttttattattttgcctCTTTTAAAAACGTCTGtttattaaactttaattttttaatttttaattaatttaaaaaaattgtaaccaagtaaaacaaccaaataacataacaaacaaaattatatatatacaaacataACATATATAATGAGATTGTCATAACATCATCCAAAATAAAGTAAGAATGCTTaacttgaagaaaataagcataaATCACTAAACCAACTTAAATGCAAAAGTATCTAAAAACATttattgaaattcaaaatttctgtTGCGGGTCGTGATTGCCAGATGAAGATGGCCCCGCGCGTGACGAGTCCAGTATACTGCCCATAAAAGCCAGCTCTGCAGCAACCTCGGCTGGCAAATTGCCTCCTTGCTGTTGGACTAGATATCCCAAGATCTTATGTATCGACTGTCTCTTTGCCTACTCTTCTTCTAGCTTAGCCGTCAATTCTGCAATTCTCCTCTCATACTCTTCATTGGGCTCTGCAGAACCCGACAGTCGTCCAGCAACATTACTAAAGACTTGGGTGGGACATGGTCCAGCACCTAAGGCATGAACTCGTCCTGGGTGCTCCTTTCTAAGAACTTGTGCTAGCAAATCATTTTGTGAAAGGTGCTTAGAGGATTCATCCTGCCTCTCAACATTCGCAATTGCTTCCTATAAATATACAATACATTGGAAAGCATGAGTTAACAGTAGCACGATATATACAGTaagctaaatttaaaattttcagacATGACTTACACTAACAACACGCGCATCAGAATGGATATACGAGCCATTTTTTTCTTATGAGTCATAATAAACAACTCTCCTCTACCAACGGGCCTTCCTTGCTCTTTCTCCTATATCATTGATATCGACACAATTATATAAACAACAATAACATATTCAGGAAGATTAATCAAAATCTTAATGCAAATAATTACTTATTACCACTTCgtcttttttttcttgccaatGTTTCGGAGCCCCCAGTATGTGTGTAAAGTTGCTTGCTCCGATTTAAAGCGTTTTGTTTACACTTTTTTTATGAACAAATAACAGAACAAATATAAATGAGAAAGACATGTTGAATATAAAACGTAACAGGTGtaaaatatatacacatatatgttTTGTGGAAATAATAAAGAATACCAAGGCTTACCTTTGTTTTTTCCTTCTGGCAATAGTTAAGGAACCGTTTCCATTCATTTTCTTCTATTCCTTTTTGGCAATGCTCAAGATTTTCCTTATAAGTCCTTGTTTCTTTGTAACACTTATGATACAAGTTGTGCCTTGTATCCTTCCAGTTCTTTCCTATCCTCTTCATAATTCCGCGCTTTATTTTTCCTCCGGTATCGTCCTCATAGTGAAAGACTCGCTGCAATTAGTTGACATTGTCATTAACCAAGACTAACTAACAAGCATAAGACTGATAATTTGAAGAATATCCACAACCATTATAAgctaatttaaattgataaagtaTGACACTCAAATCCAGTACAAGCAGTCGCAATTACGTATAAAATAGAAGTGCTGAAATAAACATGTGAAAAacgaaatttgaaaattttatcaaCCATATAATTTACCTATGCAAAAGATCTTACAAAAAAAACAGAAAACTAAAATTGCTTAAATTATTGAAGCTTAAAGATGAACCTTGATCATGTTGTATACATGTTCTTTCTTAACTTTGTTCACATGCTTCCAACTATCTGCATATATGGGGAACTAGGAATAATCTGCACCCAAACTCCCTAAGAAACTATTGAATAATCCAGCTGCCTGACTAATCGATTGCAGCTCTTTGTTAAATGGGAGTACTATCTTTGTATTGGAagaaactactagaaatagggtTTTTTCGGACAAATTTTGAgacgaaattaaaataaattttgaacaaATTAGAGACAAATTTTTTCTATCAAACAAAATTGGGACGAATTTTTTTTGTCCCAAAAAGCCTTGTTGCTAATTTACATTTTGTCTGAAATTTTGTCCGAATTTTTTTTCAAACGATTTTGTGACAGATTTCGAATAGGCATTTATCTGCTAGATTTCTAACTATTATGATGTATTTTAGACGAATTTTAGACAGATTAGCCAACATAAAGACAACgtatttcagacaaatttcaaacataaaaaattctttttagacaaatttcaaacaaaaaatatactttatttcagacaaatttctaacaaatttagttaaatattacaaatttttttcgaacaaattttagacaaatcaaatatttattttcaattaaatttcagacaaatttaatttaaaagaatttacgtatttgaaacaaatttcatacaaaacaaaaaattatttttgcacaaatttaatataataattcaaacaattttcatacaaaataatttgctatttaatatataaatattttagaaaaaaatgtaTTCGATTTGCTTTCTATTAAGACCATCATaatcatttttttcatattacatCATCAAAATTATAAACACATAATAAAGTCATGAAAAAGCCAATTACcataaaagagttaaaaaaatatttattattaaaatacttatccataaatgtaatcaaaccaaaataaaaaaacaattaaactaaaacaaaaaaagcctttaaaaaggtcaaatatcatgaataaaatcaaatgtactaactaattcacctaaaaattccttaatctaaataagaaaaaatatatactctAGATATCAATCACTCATgttatcatcctcatcatcactaGATCTGTCCCAAGCTCATCATCCGCAAGAACAGACATGGTTGAAGGAAGTGGGAGATTCAACTTTTTATACAAAGCATGAAGTGTCTTTTCAGTAGAACCAATTATTTTCTGTTGAGCTTTTAGTTGACGTCCTTA includes:
- the LOC112711350 gene encoding uncharacterized protein, with protein sequence MHSLKEKVSDKIYNLFSTSSTPSSSSPQASTYDKEDKSWSSYFSHVIPSFRFGGSTTSKHQDDLKHVQSISARYDQENFRYQDIPMDEYADCNALNTPDLVKDETDEDPTSRRSSSSSEDFAEAKEQQTPIASKEHPLKLTEDSTFISYDLYEFFESCIPNIVKGCHWVLVYSTLKHGTSLRTLIRKSAELSGPGLLIVGDRQGAVFGGLLDCPLKPTAKRKYQGTNQTFVFTTIYGEPRLFRPTGANRYYYMCLNDLLALGGGGNYALCLHEDLLTGTSGTCDTFGNKCLAHNPEFELKDVELWGFTHDSPRP